From the genome of Acropora palmata chromosome 4, jaAcrPala1.3, whole genome shotgun sequence, one region includes:
- the LOC141879821 gene encoding uncharacterized protein LOC141879821 isoform X2 — MYLLWKVLIRPQVADFFAYFDPKKRLGSHDILFLICCPAHQREKEKHELEKAGLTPYYDVVTSNIKMIPGHDRAFVFVSGGINFASSEDMAGGFYLSFHGNKSHRGQLQVRLISDKVYYRVQFRKTPDTKDNKNLLSTVNLPFSSSIDRQTKGPKEDISEGVGLDESGSIKPGTVSEDDVILIAHELGHLWKKGGQVLKVPKAVIDQIEANKSEVSDKCYEDGTASSARTCSSDALFGKHQMQ, encoded by the exons ATGTATCTGTTGTGGAAGGTACTTATTCGACCACAGGTGGCAGACTTCTTCGCTTACTTTGATCCGAAGAAACGCCTTGGTTCTCACGATATCTTGTTCCTTATATGCTGTCCTGCTCACCAACGCGAAAAAGAGAAACACGAACTTGAAAAGGCTGGTTTAACACCTTACTATGACGTAGTCACTTCCAACATAAAGATGATCCCCGGACATGATAGGGCATTTGTGTTTGTGTCAGGAGGAATTAACTTTGCTAGTTCCGAAGACATGGCTGGAGGCTTTTATCTAAG TTTTCATGGCAACAAGTCTCACAGGGGTCAGCTTCAAGTTCGTCTGATTAGCGACAAAGTATATTATAGAGTGCAGTTTCGTAAGACACCAGATACCAAAGATAACAAGAATTTGCTGTCCACTGTGAACTTGCCATTCTCTTCCAGTATTGATCGTCAG ACCAAGGGACCAAAAGAAGATATTTCAGAGGGAGTAG GCTTAGATGAAAGTGGGTCAATCAAGCCTGGGactgtttcagaagatgatgTTATTCTCATTGCGCATGAGCTTGGtcatttatggaaaaaaggtgGTCAAGTGCTGAAAGTTCCGAAAGCTGTGATTGATCAGATTGAAGCCAACAAGTCTGAAGTTTCTGATAAATGCTATG
- the LOC141879821 gene encoding uncharacterized protein LOC141879821 isoform X1: MYLLWKVLIRPQVADFFAYFDPKKRLGSHDILFLICCPAHQREKEKHELEKAGLTPYYDVVTSNIKMIPGHDRAFVFVSGGINFASSEDMAGGFYLSFHGNKSHRGQLQVRLISDKVYYRVQFRKTPDTKDNKNLLSTVNLPFSSSIDRQTKGPKEDISEGVGLDESGSIKPGTVSEDDVILIAHELGHLWKKGGQVLKVPKAVIDQIEANKSEVSDKCYAVLTSWQERFPYDATYHRLALALKNPAVGRVDLVAKYCSL; encoded by the exons ATGTATCTGTTGTGGAAGGTACTTATTCGACCACAGGTGGCAGACTTCTTCGCTTACTTTGATCCGAAGAAACGCCTTGGTTCTCACGATATCTTGTTCCTTATATGCTGTCCTGCTCACCAACGCGAAAAAGAGAAACACGAACTTGAAAAGGCTGGTTTAACACCTTACTATGACGTAGTCACTTCCAACATAAAGATGATCCCCGGACATGATAGGGCATTTGTGTTTGTGTCAGGAGGAATTAACTTTGCTAGTTCCGAAGACATGGCTGGAGGCTTTTATCTAAG TTTTCATGGCAACAAGTCTCACAGGGGTCAGCTTCAAGTTCGTCTGATTAGCGACAAAGTATATTATAGAGTGCAGTTTCGTAAGACACCAGATACCAAAGATAACAAGAATTTGCTGTCCACTGTGAACTTGCCATTCTCTTCCAGTATTGATCGTCAG ACCAAGGGACCAAAAGAAGATATTTCAGAGGGAGTAG GCTTAGATGAAAGTGGGTCAATCAAGCCTGGGactgtttcagaagatgatgTTATTCTCATTGCGCATGAGCTTGGtcatttatggaaaaaaggtgGTCAAGTGCTGAAAGTTCCGAAAGCTGTGATTGATCAGATTGAAGCCAACAAGTCTGAAGTTTCTGATAAATGCTATG CTGTCCTAACTAGCTGGCAAGAGAGGTTCCCATACGATGCAACATATCATCGCTTGGCACTTGCATTGAAGAATCCTGCTGTTGGACGAGTAGATTTGGTTGCCAAGTACTGCAGTCTTTaa